A genomic stretch from Diprion similis isolate iyDipSimi1 chromosome 1, iyDipSimi1.1, whole genome shotgun sequence includes:
- the LOC124416593 gene encoding uncharacterized protein LOC124416593 isoform X3 codes for MSTCPVLITEVTSPPRKPVITRLHTNPQDSAERELVQPEAINDSVCNLSQNLERAEKISDISKSDFERLERKICLLERKLQKTVKKDAPVRNQCSSCQYLKNCYAAPPYPNVFQSGTMMQTQAEFLEFQNWQQGLINRKRRWPNNIQKSSRRGKKLANKKQKLQDSTTGWHIDPIPVRELGDLNHGNMLKKHSEASNDRLRAESPLLNCQETKIKSSKRSKKRTKELLSLFSASSRGTSPSHSDLDSDVFMDEQLCQKKQMESPKTEEFMDQEIVKNSDRPSEHVLEHEPVQFISNEQTKSVEKPAQKSTKLSFIKKISNLKKSSSITEPPMKNFVSVNNKKSHLVPTKVSIENADVNGERGNDVGSPKLVENETSLNVNNDYSPVKKHRIAHTTRKPENRSIYGMISNSSKLPKIIEPEKSLFKDKSVSNNTMDNSENEHVGAVEVSNGCVGDTENTSHGTDFNSQTRLVGENRSNDISDTEFSSLASKPSVTCSNGNIDESISNDCTNTRQSTVNKSSVNKEVISLQPCIVIPRMYFDVGSVANSCNAMQCSESIETRKDSPVPNSDQVSKSNTPLRILRSKTIVNRSNSTASSSNEPTQAIEDTVNKNFTSNKPKTISRITKVDLASHSDVIHSPDFPDNDDVLEVASDVHDTSISVKSDECEDSRSKTFDNENSTPILARRTYNKRRRVDALSPSPIRELRSRSILLSPSKNSLKHDNEEPNNETASNATDLATCNVNMQYNKGFSPISLLQQYLVEQANIAKEKSSKRKKFNEKVQQKKENLVLKELSELVENEEWTTTMLANATEKLSHFKKHTIAKCTVDFLCTKAEENELLDRTYTPPAPILSKTQQRIITMLVVLNRTIPDLIRLVQTGIEYRLFRLGYAPEVEVVQELTRAFTALARVQKDREKVRILCCDALYCLGKKAIPLVYTILISWPEVLPMAGTSNEPLLLCLTQAIGMQDGDTSFPKFLPLKKLLSGYYNYTFDDPSCTNLTKSFMTALKDKRQNGLDTAIILLAKKKGTSWAYKNIVQGGLLQMIIERIHPSIYDAFCLLGYIMRSFSVNDPEGLVKNILEQLCALMESGEGSMQQQEGVATALLSLSRHKLDVVVKALLNWKPCEPISEPTIRLLTNLFRVHQPGYWHKLIQKNCRKLPVCAKM; via the exons ATGTCAACCTGTCCTGTTCTCATTACAGAAGTTACATCCCCCCCTAGAAAACCTG TGATTACCCGGCTGCACACAAACCCTCAAGATTCAGCTGAGAGGGAATTGGTACAGCCTGAAGCCATAAACGACAGTGTATGCAATCtgagtcaaaatttggaacgTGCTGAAAAGATTTCTGACATATCAAAGTCGGATTTCGAGCGATTAGAGCGTAAAATTTGCCTGCTTGAACGGAAGCTGCAAAAGACTGTAAAAAAAGATGCGCCAGTCAGAAATCAATGTTCCAGTTGCCAGTATCTCAAAAACTGTTATGCAGCGCCACCCTATCCTAATGTATTTCAATCTGGAACTATGATGCAAACTCAGGCTGAATTtctagaatttcaaaattggcaACAAGGTTTGATAAATCGGAAGAGAAGGTGGCCAAATAATATTCAGAAATCCAGTAGGCGTGGAAAAAAGTTGgccaacaaaaaacaaaagttgcAAGACAGTACAACAGGATGGCACATTGATCCTATTCCAGTAAGAGAACTTGGAGACTTAAATCATGGCAATATGCTTAAAAAGCATTCCGAGGCATCGAATGATCGGTTAAGAGCCGAATCACCTCTACTAAACTGTCAAGAGACAAAGATTAAGTCATCAAAACGCTCCAAGAAAAGAACTAAGGAACTATTGAGCTTATTTTCTGCAAGCTCACGTGGCACATCGCCGAGTCATTCAGATCTTGATTCAGACGTATTCATGGATGAACAACTTTGCCAGAAAAAGCAGATGGAATCGCCAAAAACAGAGGAGTTCATGGATCAagaaatagtgaaaaattctGATAGACCCTCTGAGCATGTACTTGAACATGAACCGGTACAATTCATTTCTAATGAACAAACTAAGAGTGTGGAGAAACCGGCACAAAAGTCGACAAAACtttcatttataaaaaaaattagcaatttAAAAAAGAGCTCCAGCATCACAGAGCCCCCAATGAAGAATTTTGTGTCTGTAAATAACAAAAAGTCACATTTAGTCCCTACTAAAGTGTCCATAGAGAATGCAGATGTCAATGGTGAACGCGGAAATGACGTTGGTTCACCAAAACtagttgaaaatgaaacaagtttgaatgTCAACAATGATTACAGCCCTGTGAAGAAACATAGAATAGCGCATACCACTCGCAAACCAGAAAACAGATCTATTTATGGGATGATTTCCAATTCATCAAAATTACCAAAGATTATAGAACCAGAAAAATCTTTGTTCAAAGATAAGTCTGTTAGCAATAATACAATGGATAATTCTGAAAATGAACATGTTGGGGCAGTGGAAGTATCTAATGGCTGTGTGGGTGATACAGAAAACACCAGTCACGGAACGGATTTCAATTCCCAAACTCGGCTTGTAGGTGAAAATAGATCAAATGATATCAGTGATACTGAATTCTCCTCATTGGCAAGTAAACCAAGTGTCACATGCAGCAATGGCAACATTGACGAAAGTATATCCAATGATTGTACAAATACGAGGCAATCCACTGTAAATAAAAGTTCAGTTAACAAGGAAGTAATTTCTCTTCAACCGTGTATTGTTATACCCAGAATGTATTTTGACGTTGGCAGTGTTGCAAATTCATGCAATGCTATGCAATGCTCGGAGAGTATCGAGACAAGAAAAGACTCGCCTGTACCTAATTCTGATCAAGTTAGCAAAAGTAATACACCGCTAAGAATCTTAAGATCTAAAACCATAGTCAACAGATCTAATAGTACAGCATCGTCAAGTAACGAACCCACACAAGCTATTGAAGATACAGTCAACAAAAACTTTACATCTAATAAGCCTAAGACAATATCACGGATAACGAAAGTGGATCTTGCTTCCCACAGTGATGTTATTCATTCACCAGACTTTCCTGATAATGATGACGTGTTAGAGGTAGCGTCAGATGTTCATGATACTTCGATTTCGGTAAAATCTGATGAATGTGAAGACTCGAGAAGCAAAACTTTCGACAATGAGAACTCTACTCCCATATTGGCGAGGCGAACGTACAATAAGAGGAGAAGAGTTGATGCGTTATCTCCTAGTCCGATCAGAGAGTTGAGATCAAGAAGTATATTGTTGAGcccttcaaaaaattcattaaaacaTGACAATGAGGAACCGAATAACGAGACTGCATCAAATGCTACAGATTTAGCAACGTGTAATGTCAATATGCAATACAACAAAGGCTTTAGTCCAATATCGCTGCTCCAGCAATATTTAGTGGAACAAGCTAACATTGCGAAAGAGAAGTCCAGCAAACGCaagaaattcaatgaaaaggTACAGCAAAAAAAGG aaaATCTAGTCTTGAAGGAATTGTCTGAATTagttgaaaatgaagaatGGACAACAACCATGCTTGCAAATGCGACTGAAAAGCTTTCGCACTTTAAAAAACATACAATAGCAAA GTGTACAGTTGACTTCTTGTGCACAAAAGCAGAGGAAAATGAGTTGTTGGATCGTACTTATACACCTCCAGCTCCGATATTGTCAAAAACACAACAGCGAATTATCACTATGCTGGTTGTCCTAAATCGCACGATACCTGACCTAATCAGACTTGTTCAAACTGGAATCGAGTATAGGCTTTTCCGGCTGGGTTACGCACCTGAG GTAGAAGTTGTACAAGAACTAACACGTGCCTTCACTGCATTGGCTCGAGTACAGAAAGACAGAGAAAAAGTGAGAATTTTATGCTGCGATGCTTTATATTGCCTTGGGAAGAAGGCAATCCCCCTCGTGTACACCATTCTTATTAGCTGGCCTGAAGTATTACCCATGGCTGGAACAAGCAATG AGCCACTGCTTCTGTGCCTAACTCAGGCGATAGGTATGCAGGACGGCGATACATCATTCCCCAAGTTCTTGCCCCTGAAGAAACTTCTTTCTGGCTACTATAATTACACGTTTGACGATCCTTCCTGTACAAATTTAACAAAGAGTTTTATGACTGCTTTGAAAG ATAAACGTCAAAACGGTTTAGATACAGCAATAATACTTCTCGCTAAAAAGAAAGGCACCAGCTGggcttataaaaatattgttcagggtGGCTTGTTGCAGATGATCATTGAAAGGATTCATCCGTCTATATACGATGCCTTTTGCCTCCTAG GTTACATAATGCGATCATTTTCGGTAAATGACCCGGAAGGTTTGGTGAAAAACATCCTTGAACAGCTGTGTGCTCTCATGGAATCTGGAGAAG GTTCGATGCAACAACAAGAAGGTGTTGCAACAGCACTATTAAGCTTAAGTCGACACAAATTAGATGTCGTAGTAAAGGCCCTTTTAAATTGGAAACCTTGCGAACCGATTTCTGAACCAACGATTCGGCTACTGACTAACTTGTTCCGTGTACACCAACCCGGCTACTGgcataaattaattcaaaagAACTGTAGAAAATTACCTGTCTGTGCAAAGATGTGA